One genomic segment of Elusimicrobia bacterium HGW-Elusimicrobia-1 includes these proteins:
- a CDS encoding ferredoxin, which produces MKVTVLEDVCTGCGLCVSDAPDVFEVPESVAKVKVNPVPAALEESAKLAAADCPVEAIKVE; this is translated from the coding sequence ATGAAAGTGACAGTTCTTGAAGATGTTTGCACCGGCTGCGGGCTTTGCGTTTCCGACGCGCCCGATGTTTTTGAAGTCCCCGAAAGTGTGGCCAAGGTAAAAGTAAACCCCGTGCCCGCCGCCCTCGAAGAATCCGCAAAACTGGCCGCGGCCGATTGTCCGGTCGAGGCAATAAAAGTTGAATAA
- the nth gene encoding endonuclease III, translated as MNKSKSAGDRADAIVSRLRRKYRDAKIPLEFATPWQLLVAVILSAQCTDERVNKVTRELFRKYRTPEDFAAARASELAKAVFSTGFYRAKAKNIAGAAKAVIEKFGGKVPRTMEEILTLPGVARKTANVVLAHAYGVVEGIAVDTHVRRLAARMGLTSENDPVKIERDLMSVVARNNWRNVSLLLQYHGRAVCRAAKPACGACLLSDICPSAYSFGEKPAGKNKK; from the coding sequence TTGAATAAATCAAAAAGCGCGGGCGACCGCGCAGACGCAATAGTATCGCGTCTGCGACGGAAATACCGCGACGCGAAGATTCCTCTTGAGTTTGCCACGCCGTGGCAGTTGCTGGTGGCCGTAATATTGTCGGCGCAGTGCACGGACGAGCGCGTCAATAAAGTCACGCGGGAACTGTTCAGAAAATACCGCACGCCCGAAGATTTCGCCGCTGCGCGCGCCTCGGAGCTGGCAAAAGCCGTGTTCTCGACGGGATTCTATCGCGCCAAGGCGAAAAACATCGCCGGGGCGGCAAAAGCCGTAATAGAAAAATTCGGCGGGAAAGTGCCGCGCACTATGGAAGAAATTCTTACGCTTCCCGGCGTGGCCAGAAAAACCGCCAATGTGGTGCTGGCTCACGCCTACGGAGTCGTGGAAGGCATTGCGGTCGATACCCACGTAAGACGACTGGCGGCGCGGATGGGACTGACATCCGAGAATGACCCCGTCAAAATCGAACGCGACCTGATGTCCGTCGTGGCGCGCAATAACTGGCGGAACGTTTCGCTTCTGTTACAGTACCACGGACGGGCGGTTTGCCGCGCGGCAAAACCCGCCTGCGGCGCGTGTCTACTCTCGGATATATGCCCGAGCGCGTATTCATTCGGGGAAAAACCGGCGGGGAAAAATAAAAAATGA